Part of the Terriglobia bacterium genome, TTTCAGAGCTTCGGCCCTCCACCACTCTGAGAATCAAGCGGTGCTTCCAGGCATTGCGGAGCGGAAGTGTCTCTTGACAACGCCTTCGCTCTTATCGACGGCACCCGGCCATACATTGCGAGAAGGTCTGCTTCGGTCCGATGTTTGTGGGTACAAAGCTATTGGGCAGGAGTTTTGCTCATATCACTTGGAAGCTCTCGCACGGAGATGTCGATGCCGGAGATTTTGACGACTTGGAAGTCGAGGCTTACGTGGTCCCCAGGCCGTGCGCTCGCCCCATACGCCACGTCCAGACGCGTTGGAGTTACCCATTCCATCCTCAGATTCATCGTCGCATATTCGTGAGAGAAGACTAACACCTGCGTCGGAGCCTGTGACCCCTTAATCCGCTTCAGATACACCGTGGTTGCATCATAGGCCGTTCCGGGACCACCCCACTGTTGACCGCGAGCGGTCGCAAGCCAGCGCCCATCGGGAGATCGGGCTTCTGCTGACCAAGTCGTCGCAACATCTTGACAGCCTGTTCCTAAAAGGCAGACTCCGACGATTATAAGCAAAATCACCTTGCGGATCGCCGGACGGCCGAGCGTATCACGCTCAATGCGTCGTCCGAGATTGGCCGCTTCGGAATCCATCAATACGGGTTGCATAGAGTTCCGGTTCGCTCCGCATTGTATCCGTTAGTGATATTTGCAACGTTGACTGCTGGAATATGCGTGTAATTTGAGTCCATCACCGTGCCAGAGGGATAGTTGCTAAACATGGCCCCGTAAGCATTCGCGGGTGGCGCATTCTTCCGAGCGCATGTCGGCCCTCGCATCCCACGGCGAGGATACCACTGTCATACGTTACCCCGGAGTGATAAAACGGCACAATCCCGGGTGGCCTACCCTTTGCGGTTTTTGCAAAGGGTGGGTCCTGGGCATTGCGCTGCCGAAGAGGCGGGTGGCGGGAGGTGGCGCGGCGGGTTGCGGGGCTGGGGGTTTTCTTGACTTGCGGCGGCAGGGGCCTCGATAATGAATAGACATGAACGGGAGCGCTGGAGGCGGCGATAGCATGTTTCTGGACGTCAAGGACCTTGCGGTCCGCAAGCTGCGTATTCAGCGCAGCTACGCTCCGGGCAGCCTGGACTATGGCGCGGCGGACCTGAAGCAGGTGGAGCCGCTGGAAGTGCGGGCGTCTGTCGAGCTGGTGGAAGGGCAGATCCACATCGAAGGCGAGCTGCAGACCAAGGTCGAGCTGGTGTGCGCGCGCTGTCTGGAGCCGGTGGTCGAGGAAGTGCACCGCCCGTTTGACCTTTATTATAGGCCGCTGCCCAAGGGCGCCAAGCCCGAGGAAGAGCGGCTGAAGTACGACGAGACGGAGATCGGCTTCTACCAGGGCGAGGGGCTGTTCCTCGCCGAGGTGCTGACCGAACAGGTGCTGCTGGCGCTGCCCATGAAGGTGATCTGCCGGAGTGACTGCCGGGGCTTGTGCCCCAGTTGCGGCGCCAATCTGAATCACGAAGAGTGCCGCTGTGAGACCCACGCGACGGATCCACGGCTGGCTCCCCTCGCGCGCCTCAAGCAGGAGTGGCTGAAAAAACAATAGTGTTCGGGGCCAAAAGCCCATAGAATTCGCCCCGGCGAGTCCGGGAACAGGAGTAGTGTTATGCCTAACCCAAAACGACGGCATTCCAAGGCGCGCAAGAACAAGCGCCGGGCCCATGACTTTCTGACGGCTCCGGCGAGCGGCGGCAAGTGCCCGAACTGCCATGAAGAGAAACAGCCACACCGCTCCTGCCCGCATTGCGGCCATTACAAGGGCCGCGCGGTCCAGGACGCCAAGGCCTAACACCGCCCGGCCTGCCGGGTTCAAGCTCCCATGATTACCATCGCAGTGGACGCCATGGGCGGAGATCAGGCACCCCGCCCCGAGGTCGAGGGCAGTATTCTGGCCGCTCGTGAATTCGGCGTACGCATCCTGCTGGTTGGGCAGCCCGCGGCGGTGCGCGCGGAGCTCGCCAAGCACGCCACGCCCAATCTGTCCATCGAGGTGGTTCCCGCCAGCGAAGTGATCACCATGGAAGACCACCCGGCGCAGGCCTTTCGCCGCAAAAAGGACAGTTCCGTGCACGTGGCCGCGCGCCTGGTGCGCGAGGGCCGGGCCGACGGCATGATCAGCGCCGGCAACACCGGCGCGGTGATGACCGTGGCGCGCTTCGTGCTCGGCGCGCTCTCCTCGGTGGACCGCGTGGCCCTGGCCGCTCCCTTTCCCAACGCCAAGGGCGGCGTCTCCGTGCTCCTGGACGTGGGCGCCAACGTCGATTCGAAGCCCGAGCATCTGGTGCAGTTCGCCGTCATGGGCGAGATCTACTACCGCACGGTGTTCGGCAGCCGCCGACCGCGCGTGGGCCTGCTCTCCATCGGCGAGGAAGAAAGCAAGGGCAACGAGCTCACCCGCGAGGTCAACAACCGCCTGAAAAAAGTCCCCGTGCATTTCGTGGGCAACGTGGAAGGCGGGGACCTTTTCTCCGGCAACGTGGACGTGATCGTGTGCGACGGATTTGTGGGGAATATCGCGCTGAAGATCTGCGAGGGCCTGGCGCTGCAGATTTTCGGCCTGCTCAAGAAGGCCCTGAAGAGCACGCTCTCCGCGCAGCTCGGCTACCTCTTCTCGCGCGGAGCCTTCAAGGGCCTGCGCAAGCACATTGACTACACGGAATACGGCGGCGCGCCGCTGCTCGGCGTGCGCGGCGTCTGCGTCATCGGCCACGGCCGCTCCAACGCCAACGCCATCAAAAACGCCATCCGCGTGGCCGCCGGGCTGGCGCGCGCGCACATCAACGAAAAAATCGAACAGGAACTTACGGGGACGGCAGTGCACGCCTGAAACGGCGCCGCCGGAAAGAGAAATCAGTATGGGAAAAATTGCATTCGTGTTTCCGGGACAGGCTTCGCAATACTCCGGAATGGGCAAGGAACTCGCGGAGAAGCACTCCGCGGCCAGAGAGGTCTTCGAGGAAGCCGACCGCGCCCTGGGCTTTTCCATTTCCCGGATCTGCTTCGCCGGCAGCGAAGACGAACTGAAGCAGACCGCCAACACCCAGCCGGCCATCCTCACCTGTTCCGTGGCTTTTTACCGCCTCCTCGCGGAGCAGGGCAGCAAGCCCGATTTCGTCGCCGGGCACAGCCTGGGCGAATACTCCGCTCTGGTCGCCGCCGGAGCGCTGCAGTTTTCCGAGGCCGTGAAGCTGGTGCGCCAGCGCGGCATCTACATGCAGGAAGCCGTGCCCCCGGGCACCGGCGCGATGGCCGCCATCCTGGGCCTCTCGCCCGCCGTGGTGGCCGATGCCTGCAAGCGCGCCGCGGAAGGCGAAGTCTGCTCCCCCGCCAACCTCAACTCCCCGGACCAGACCGTCATCTCCGGAAACGCGGCCGCCGTGAAGCGCGCCGTGGAGATTGCATCGCAGCAGGGCGCCAAGCGCACCGTCATCCTGCCGGTCTCCGCGCCGTTCCATTGCGCGCTGATGATGCCCGCGCAGGAGCGCCTGGAGAAGGACCTGCGCCAGACCACGTTTTCGAATCCGCAGGTGCCGTTGGTCTGCAACGTGGACGCCGATACCATCGAAACCGGCGACCAGGCCCGCGAAGCCCTCATCCGCCAGGTCTCCCTGCCCGTGCGCTGGGAAGAGTCCGTGCGCCTGCTCATCGAAGAGGGCGTGACCACCTTCGTCGAGGTCGGCCCCGGCAGAGCCCTCACCGGCATCCTGCGCCAGATCGAGCGCTCCGTGCAGGCCCTCAACGTCGAGGACGAGAAGAGCCTGAACGCCGCGCTGGAAAAGCTCGCGCAGAACTAGGCCGTGAGCAGGGAAGCGTAGCCGCCCTCCTTAGCGGGCGGGGTTTCTTGGGGTGAATGCGAGGTGGCGGCATGTTCAGCCTGAAAGATAAAGTGGCCCTGGTGACCGGCGCGTCGCAGGGCATCGGTCGCGACGCGGCCCTGGCCCTGGCGCAGGCCGGCGCGAAGGTCGCCGTCGCCGCGCGCAACGAACTGAAGCTCGCCGCGCTCGTCGAAGAGATCGCCGCCGCGGGCGGTCAAGCCCTGGCCGTGACGATGGACGTCGCCGACGCCGCGCAGGTCAAGGCCGGCTTCAAGCAGGTCCTCGAGAAATTCGGGCGCCTGGACATCCTGGTGAACAACGCCGCCATCACCCGCGACGGCCTGGCCCTGCGCATGAAGCTCGAGGACTGGGACGCCGTTTTGCGCACCAACCTCACCGGCGCGCATCTGTGCATCCAGCAGGCGCTGGGCCCGATGATGAAGGCCCGCGCGGGGCGGATCATCAATATCTCGTCGGTGGTGGCGGAGTCCGGCAACGCCGGCCAGGCCAACTACGTGGCCTCGAAGGCCGGCCTCATCGGCCTGACCAAAGCCATCGCCATCGAAATTGCTTCGCGCAATATCACCGTGAACGCCATCGCTCCGGGCTTCATCGCCACGGCCATGACCGACGTCCTGTCCGACCAGGTGAAGGAAGAACTCCAGGCGCGCATTCCGCTCGGACGCCTGGGCGCGCCGCGCGACGTCACCGCGGCCATCCTCTTTCTCGCCAGCGACGAAGCCGGTTACATCACCGGCCACGTCCTGGACGTTAACGGCGGCATGTACCTGGCCTGAGGAATTCTTTTTCGGGCCGCGCCGCAGCGCCCGGATGCAGGAGCCCGTGCCGAGCACAGAAGCCAAGTTGACCTAACCGCAGGGCCTCACTAGAATAGTCGGGTTATTCTGATGGGCCTGATAACGGCGGCGGGAATGCCGCCCGGCAGCACCGCAACATAGCACGAGTTTCGTACAAGTTCGCAGAAGGCGGAGGATACGCATGCCAAGCGTGGAAGAGCGCGTCAAACAGATTATCGTCGAGCAACTCGGCGTGGATGAAGCCGAAGTGACACCCACGGCCTCGTTCGTGGACGATCTGGGGGCCGATTCCCTCGATCAGGTGGAATTGGTCATGGCTTTCGAAGAGGCGTTCGGCATCGAAGTGCCGGACGAGGACGCGGAAAAGATGGCCACCGTGAAGGACGCCGTCGAATACATCGAGAAGCACGCCAAGGGCAAGTAACCCTCGGCCCATCACAGCCCTTACAGGAGCCAGCCTACCTTGACACGCCGGGTTGTCGTTACGGGCGTTGGTTTGGTCTGCGCGCTGGGCATCGGCACGGAGGAGACCTGGAAGAACCTCCGCGCCGGGCAGAGCGGCGTAGGCCCGATCACGCTTTTTGATGCCACGGGATTCGACTGCCGCATCGCCGGCGAGATCAAGAATTTTGATCCCTTCAACTGGGTCGAGAAAAAAGAACTGAAGAAAATGGGCCGCTACATCCAGGTGGCCCTGGCCGGCGCGGATTTCGCGGCCAAGATGGCCAACTGGACGCCCAATGACGGGGATGCCGACGAGATCGGCGTGTACATCGGTTCCGGCATCGGGGGTTTCGACGTCATCGAGCGCGAGCACAGCAAGCTCATCCACGGCGGCCCGGGCCGCATCTCTCCTTTTTTCATTCCCGCGTCCATCGTCAACCTGGCCTCCGGGCACGTCTCCATCCGCTACCGCGCGCGCGGGCCCAATTCCGCGACGGCCACGGCCTGCTCGGCCTCCGCGCATGCCATCGGCGATTCCTTCAAGATCATCGAGCGCGGCGCCGCGGAGATGATGATCTGCGGCGGCACCGAGGCCACCATCACGCCCATGGGGGTCGGGGGTTTCGCGGCCATGAAGGCGCTCTCCACGCGCAACGACAATCCCGCCCATGCCAGCCGCCCCTTTGAAGCCAACCGCGACGGCTTCGTGGTCGGCGAAGGCGCCGGCATTCTCATCCTCGAGTCCCTCGAGCACGCCCAGAAGCGCAGCGCCCCCATCCTCGCCGAAATCGTCGGCTACGGAATGTCCGGCGACGCCTACCACATCACCTCTCCGGCGGAGAACGGCGACGGCGCCTACCGCGTCATGCGCGCGGCCATGAAGGACGCCAAGCTCACTCCCGAGGACATCGGCTACGTCAACGCCCACGGCACTTCCACCCCGCTCGGCGACGCCATCGAAACGACCGCGCTCAAGCGCGTCTTCGGCGAGCGCGCCAAACGCGTGCCCAT contains:
- the fabF gene encoding beta-ketoacyl-ACP synthase II, coding for MTRRVVVTGVGLVCALGIGTEETWKNLRAGQSGVGPITLFDATGFDCRIAGEIKNFDPFNWVEKKELKKMGRYIQVALAGADFAAKMANWTPNDGDADEIGVYIGSGIGGFDVIEREHSKLIHGGPGRISPFFIPASIVNLASGHVSIRYRARGPNSATATACSASAHAIGDSFKIIERGAAEMMICGGTEATITPMGVGGFAAMKALSTRNDNPAHASRPFEANRDGFVVGEGAGILILESLEHAQKRSAPILAEIVGYGMSGDAYHITSPAENGDGAYRVMRAAMKDAKLTPEDIGYVNAHGTSTPLGDAIETTALKRVFGERAKRVPISSTKSMTGHLLGGAGGLEAGISVLALRDQILPPTINYETPDPACDLDYIPNHARPAAVEYALSNSFGFGGTNAALIFKRWSGK
- a CDS encoding DUF177 domain-containing protein, with the protein product MFLDVKDLAVRKLRIQRSYAPGSLDYGAADLKQVEPLEVRASVELVEGQIHIEGELQTKVELVCARCLEPVVEEVHRPFDLYYRPLPKGAKPEEERLKYDETEIGFYQGEGLFLAEVLTEQVLLALPMKVICRSDCRGLCPSCGANLNHEECRCETHATDPRLAPLARLKQEWLKKQ
- the fabG gene encoding 3-oxoacyl-[acyl-carrier-protein] reductase — protein: MFSLKDKVALVTGASQGIGRDAALALAQAGAKVAVAARNELKLAALVEEIAAAGGQALAVTMDVADAAQVKAGFKQVLEKFGRLDILVNNAAITRDGLALRMKLEDWDAVLRTNLTGAHLCIQQALGPMMKARAGRIINISSVVAESGNAGQANYVASKAGLIGLTKAIAIEIASRNITVNAIAPGFIATAMTDVLSDQVKEELQARIPLGRLGAPRDVTAAILFLASDEAGYITGHVLDVNGGMYLA
- the acpP gene encoding acyl carrier protein, which gives rise to MPSVEERVKQIIVEQLGVDEAEVTPTASFVDDLGADSLDQVELVMAFEEAFGIEVPDEDAEKMATVKDAVEYIEKHAKGK
- the rpmF gene encoding 50S ribosomal protein L32, coding for MPNPKRRHSKARKNKRRAHDFLTAPASGGKCPNCHEEKQPHRSCPHCGHYKGRAVQDAKA
- the plsX gene encoding phosphate acyltransferase PlsX, which translates into the protein MTIAVDAMGGDQAPRPEVEGSILAAREFGVRILLVGQPAAVRAELAKHATPNLSIEVVPASEVITMEDHPAQAFRRKKDSSVHVAARLVREGRADGMISAGNTGAVMTVARFVLGALSSVDRVALAAPFPNAKGGVSVLLDVGANVDSKPEHLVQFAVMGEIYYRTVFGSRRPRVGLLSIGEEESKGNELTREVNNRLKKVPVHFVGNVEGGDLFSGNVDVIVCDGFVGNIALKICEGLALQIFGLLKKALKSTLSAQLGYLFSRGAFKGLRKHIDYTEYGGAPLLGVRGVCVIGHGRSNANAIKNAIRVAAGLARAHINEKIEQELTGTAVHA
- the fabD gene encoding ACP S-malonyltransferase, with product MGKIAFVFPGQASQYSGMGKELAEKHSAAREVFEEADRALGFSISRICFAGSEDELKQTANTQPAILTCSVAFYRLLAEQGSKPDFVAGHSLGEYSALVAAGALQFSEAVKLVRQRGIYMQEAVPPGTGAMAAILGLSPAVVADACKRAAEGEVCSPANLNSPDQTVISGNAAAVKRAVEIASQQGAKRTVILPVSAPFHCALMMPAQERLEKDLRQTTFSNPQVPLVCNVDADTIETGDQAREALIRQVSLPVRWEESVRLLIEEGVTTFVEVGPGRALTGILRQIERSVQALNVEDEKSLNAALEKLAQN